One Helianthus annuus cultivar XRQ/B chromosome 7, HanXRQr2.0-SUNRISE, whole genome shotgun sequence genomic region harbors:
- the LOC110867796 gene encoding uncharacterized protein LOC110867796 isoform X1 yields the protein MLNLANDLKITLLQRYLGNYVHGLSKKPLSISVWKGFFSRLCGRNSDPWLAYALIKNNPEYAAKVPKGNPYHNATFGGMAIYCSNSMILRKVNRHWWGKIPRTITYLTGFEFNLVDRTPGLRFI from the exons ATGTTGAACTTGGCTAATGATTTGAaaataactctgttgcagaggtATCTCGGAAACTATGTTCATGGACTCAGTAAAAAGCCTCTCAGTATCAGCGTGTGGAAAG GTTTTTTTTCACGGTTGTGTGGTCGAAATTCAG ATCCATGGCTTGCATATGCACTTATAAAGAATAATCCAGAATATGCTGCAAAG GTACCCAAGGGAAACCCGTATCACAATGCCACTTTTGGAGGAATGGCAATATATTGCTCTAATAGCATGATTCTAAGAAAG GTGAATCGTCATTGGTGGGGGAAGATACCCAGAACCATTACCTATCTGACAGGTTTCGAGTTTAACTTGGTTGACCGGACCCCAGGCTTACGATTTATATAA
- the LOC110867796 gene encoding uncharacterized protein LOC110867796 isoform X2 — translation MRYLGNYVHGLSKKPLSISVWKGFFSRLCGRNSDPWLAYALIKNNPEYAAKVPKGNPYHNATFGGMAIYCSNSMILRKVNRHWWGKIPRTITYLTGFEFNLVDRTPGLRFI, via the exons ATG aggtATCTCGGAAACTATGTTCATGGACTCAGTAAAAAGCCTCTCAGTATCAGCGTGTGGAAAG GTTTTTTTTCACGGTTGTGTGGTCGAAATTCAG ATCCATGGCTTGCATATGCACTTATAAAGAATAATCCAGAATATGCTGCAAAG GTACCCAAGGGAAACCCGTATCACAATGCCACTTTTGGAGGAATGGCAATATATTGCTCTAATAGCATGATTCTAAGAAAG GTGAATCGTCATTGGTGGGGGAAGATACCCAGAACCATTACCTATCTGACAGGTTTCGAGTTTAACTTGGTTGACCGGACCCCAGGCTTACGATTTATATAA